In Nostoc sp. GT001, a genomic segment contains:
- a CDS encoding molybdopterin-guanine dinucleotide biosynthesis protein MobB translates to MNILVLESDRLAQAKMAYTTRHVDVDAIATLITGDIKPECGDLVLARVDETGQHERLELCDSRKAIMFPGDEIIICYGNRYAPDQFEAEIPEDLSPCNLAAAGGIAAKVLSQHVKMKPPTAITPIGLLGDQQGKRINIADWALPPTSYIGQRPCTIAVVGTSMNSGKTTTAANLIRGLVNAGMKVGAAKITGTGAGGDIWLMRDAGASLVLDFTHAGFPSTYRATPEQVEGILDTLTNYLGAEGVDAIVLEVADGLYQEETSALVSSVAFREAIDGVLFATGGALGAAAGIEWLQSFNLPVLAVSGLVTASPLAARETEKATNLPIFDIQMLREQATDLLESIKAAKIVLPSPRPLPDLMLTQQVSTN, encoded by the coding sequence ATGAATATTTTAGTATTAGAATCTGATAGACTTGCTCAAGCGAAAATGGCGTACACCACGCGTCACGTAGATGTAGATGCGATCGCTACACTGATTACCGGAGACATAAAGCCTGAATGTGGTGATTTAGTATTGGCAAGAGTAGACGAAACAGGACAGCACGAGCGTCTCGAACTCTGCGATAGTCGCAAAGCCATCATGTTTCCCGGTGACGAAATAATAATTTGTTACGGGAATCGTTACGCCCCAGATCAATTTGAAGCGGAGATTCCCGAAGATTTGTCACCATGCAATCTCGCAGCAGCAGGTGGCATAGCAGCAAAAGTTTTATCCCAGCACGTCAAAATGAAACCACCCACAGCCATTACTCCTATTGGCTTACTGGGCGATCAACAAGGAAAACGGATCAACATTGCAGATTGGGCTTTACCACCAACTAGCTATATCGGCCAGCGCCCTTGCACAATTGCTGTTGTCGGTACATCGATGAACTCAGGTAAAACTACCACAGCAGCCAACCTGATTAGGGGCTTAGTTAATGCAGGTATGAAAGTAGGAGCCGCCAAAATTACTGGCACTGGCGCGGGTGGAGACATTTGGCTGATGCGCGATGCCGGAGCTAGCTTAGTTTTAGATTTCACCCATGCCGGGTTTCCCTCCACTTACCGAGCTACCCCTGAACAAGTCGAAGGAATTCTAGATACTCTAACTAATTATCTAGGAGCAGAGGGTGTAGATGCGATCGTACTAGAGGTAGCAGATGGATTGTATCAAGAAGAAACATCAGCATTAGTTTCTTCTGTTGCCTTCCGCGAGGCTATTGATGGTGTTTTGTTTGCCACTGGTGGCGCTCTGGGAGCAGCCGCAGGCATAGAATGGTTGCAAAGCTTTAATCTGCCCGTCTTAGCAGTTAGTGGCTTGGTAACTGCATCTCCGTTAGCTGCACGTGAAACTGAAAAAGCCACAAATTTACCGATTTTCGATATCCAAATGCTGCGCGAACAAGCGACAGATTTATTAGAAAGTATAAAAGCAGCAAAAATAGTTCTTCCATCTCCTCGCCCTCTTCCCGATTTAATGCTGACTCAGCAGGTGAGTACCAACTAA
- a CDS encoding ABC transporter ATP-binding protein: MMQIPRAISGNRRWFLTRLVINGFCQAAATVANALLVEMAFDELITTVNPGLNNKLLWQIGLGLAAAAIVTALLRVLERADAERIGQDYAYEMRMILYERLMSLAPRALQNRSQGGVMLRFVGDLTALRQWVSLGLARLTVAMTTTVVSLAALSIVSTPLALTVGLVLAIGGLSSLKLGKRMQLVAQESRRRLSNLAANINEKVASIAVVQVFGQSQREKKRIARQSRRLEKAMVDRAMVAGQLRGITEGTAAIASGAALVVGALEVSAGRTSVGVVVAAMTIVGLLVPPLRDLGRVQEYWHNSRVALQKVKQFLDTPSLVTQKANAPKLKLGNGLLEFDDVSLEGSLHKVSAIAQPGQIVALVGPNGAGKSTLISLAARLIDPDEGVIRLDGQDLSQHSLQSVRRAIGMAGPDLPLLRGTVAKNLRYRWRNAPIEEITRVWQLCGIDQVLAELSQGEETKVSEGGKSLSAGQRQRIALARAILGNPALLLLDEVDANLDAQATAIVDRVLAEHKGTVLIITHRKERLLCADVIWYLENGRLIETGSPEVLLNSDSLTARLFQDSEEKVLSA; this comes from the coding sequence ATGATGCAGATTCCTCGTGCAATTAGTGGCAACCGTCGCTGGTTCCTTACCCGCTTGGTAATTAACGGTTTTTGTCAGGCTGCTGCTACTGTTGCAAATGCTTTGCTAGTAGAGATGGCATTTGACGAGTTGATTACAACTGTCAATCCTGGTTTAAATAACAAACTGCTGTGGCAGATTGGGTTGGGTTTGGCAGCAGCAGCAATTGTCACAGCCTTACTTCGGGTACTAGAACGAGCTGATGCTGAACGGATCGGTCAAGATTACGCCTACGAAATGCGGATGATTTTATACGAGCGTTTAATGAGCCTTGCGCCTCGCGCTCTCCAAAATCGCAGTCAGGGAGGAGTCATGCTCCGCTTCGTGGGCGATTTGACTGCTCTACGTCAGTGGGTAAGCTTAGGTTTGGCGCGATTAACTGTAGCTATGACTACAACTGTGGTCTCTTTAGCAGCTTTATCGATTGTCAGTACTCCTTTAGCTTTGACTGTTGGCTTAGTTTTGGCAATTGGTGGCTTAAGTTCCCTGAAGTTGGGTAAACGAATGCAGTTAGTTGCTCAAGAGTCTAGGCGGCGGTTGAGTAACCTAGCGGCAAATATTAATGAAAAAGTAGCGTCTATTGCTGTAGTGCAAGTTTTTGGGCAGTCGCAACGGGAGAAAAAGCGCATTGCTCGCCAGAGTCGGCGTTTAGAGAAGGCAATGGTAGATCGGGCAATGGTAGCTGGTCAATTGCGGGGAATTACAGAAGGAACCGCCGCGATCGCTTCTGGTGCAGCTTTGGTTGTGGGGGCGCTGGAAGTCTCTGCTGGGCGCACTTCTGTCGGCGTAGTCGTAGCGGCAATGACCATTGTCGGGCTTTTAGTTCCTCCACTGCGAGACTTGGGCCGAGTACAGGAATACTGGCACAACTCACGGGTAGCACTGCAAAAGGTTAAACAGTTTCTGGACACTCCTTCTTTAGTCACCCAAAAGGCAAATGCTCCGAAACTCAAATTAGGGAACGGACTTTTAGAATTTGATGATGTCAGCTTAGAGGGGTCATTGCACAAAGTAAGTGCGATCGCCCAACCAGGTCAAATTGTTGCGTTAGTGGGGCCGAATGGCGCTGGCAAGTCCACCTTAATTTCTCTAGCCGCACGTCTGATTGACCCCGATGAAGGTGTGATTCGCTTGGATGGGCAGGATTTATCACAACACAGCCTACAATCAGTCCGCCGAGCAATTGGCATGGCTGGCCCAGATTTACCCTTACTGCGGGGAACTGTTGCTAAAAATCTCCGCTATCGCTGGCGCAATGCTCCCATTGAAGAAATTACCAGAGTTTGGCAACTTTGCGGCATTGATCAAGTGCTGGCAGAACTATCCCAAGGTGAGGAAACCAAAGTCTCTGAAGGTGGAAAGAGTTTATCAGCTGGACAACGCCAACGCATCGCACTAGCACGGGCAATTTTAGGCAATCCAGCACTATTACTGCTTGATGAAGTAGATGCTAATTTAGATGCCCAAGCTACAGCCATTGTAGACCGCGTACTAGCGGAACACAAAGGCACAGTATTAATTATCACCCACCGCAAAGAGCGTCTTCTCTGTGCCGATGTAATTTGGTACTTAGAAAATGGACGGTTGATTGAAACAGGTTCACCAGAAGTGCTGCTCAACAGTGATAGTCTCACCGCACGGTTGTTTCAAGACAGCGAAGAAAAAGTTTTGTCTGCTTAA
- a CDS encoding M36 family metallopeptidase, translating to MKTSRLFNFVLIALLSLGVVVVMKDNSFQTNSTKNAIASEIINAPQARVYLGLPQSQVNAKTADKIKPEIVKLPNLLKKTNEPWRLKGKQVEVVNYGVLVEKDNKTGELRGVPMGNAEGDSFLYDPASGGSTPRQNEEAKGRENDLILSAARFGEVNAYYHTDRTLTYANSLLAELGEKPLPYLRVVVNDHSCSQLPGYRQNDCDKRSGEALSFGGGHYRRPSDRFDDEGFEHQVEEINSTGEVHLGPGNDFIKDANGDRVVVNSYPYNENPSHNAAIIIHETAHHIVSHTADFRENQNRQNNQYSNRKIHLDEGTCDYWTAVMLNSPDIYEWQRANEKLTDKSNRNLSGPRTTANFVQDGDPHENGNIWSSTLWDLRQAIGDGRKTDLLLMKTLLLFGEIEADNPKAKRKIRRNEKIDQKDEFRDGLAKILKADKLFYKNANRTLIINTFAKRGIDLKTPDSTF from the coding sequence ATGAAAACCTCTCGTCTTTTTAACTTCGTTTTGATTGCTTTATTAAGCTTGGGAGTAGTTGTGGTCATGAAAGATAATAGTTTTCAAACTAACAGCACCAAAAACGCCATTGCATCTGAAATTATTAATGCTCCTCAAGCTCGTGTCTATCTCGGTTTACCCCAAAGTCAGGTTAATGCCAAAACAGCCGATAAAATTAAGCCTGAGATTGTGAAATTACCGAACTTGTTAAAAAAAACAAATGAACCTTGGCGTTTGAAGGGTAAACAAGTAGAAGTTGTTAACTACGGAGTGCTAGTTGAGAAAGATAACAAAACAGGGGAATTGCGAGGTGTTCCAATGGGGAATGCTGAGGGAGATTCGTTTTTGTACGATCCGGCTAGTGGTGGTTCGACTCCCCGACAAAATGAGGAGGCTAAAGGAAGAGAAAACGATCTCATTTTAAGTGCGGCACGCTTCGGTGAAGTTAATGCCTATTACCACACCGATCGGACATTAACCTACGCTAATAGTTTACTAGCAGAACTGGGCGAAAAACCGCTTCCCTACTTGCGCGTAGTAGTAAATGACCATTCTTGTTCACAATTACCAGGCTACCGACAAAATGATTGTGACAAGCGTAGTGGTGAGGCGCTTTCTTTTGGTGGGGGCCATTATCGCCGACCAAGCGATCGCTTCGATGATGAAGGCTTTGAGCATCAAGTGGAAGAAATTAATTCTACAGGAGAAGTGCATTTAGGCCCTGGTAATGACTTTATTAAAGATGCTAATGGCGATCGCGTGGTTGTTAACAGCTATCCTTATAACGAAAATCCTTCCCACAACGCCGCAATTATTATTCATGAAACAGCACATCATATTGTCAGCCACACCGCAGACTTCCGTGAAAACCAGAACCGCCAAAATAACCAATATAGCAACCGTAAAATCCATCTGGATGAAGGAACTTGTGATTATTGGACAGCAGTAATGCTAAACTCTCCTGACATTTACGAATGGCAAAGAGCTAACGAAAAACTAACAGATAAAAGCAATCGCAATCTCAGCGGCCCTCGCACAACTGCCAATTTTGTCCAAGACGGCGACCCTCATGAGAACGGTAACATTTGGAGTTCCACACTATGGGACTTACGACAAGCGATCGGCGATGGTCGCAAAACCGATTTGCTGCTGATGAAAACATTATTGTTGTTTGGTGAGATTGAAGCAGATAACCCAAAAGCAAAACGCAAAATTCGCCGAAATGAAAAAATTGATCAAAAAGATGAATTCCGTGATGGTTTAGCAAAGATACTTAAAGCAGACAAATTATTCTATAAAAACGCCAACCGCACTTTAATTATCAATACTTTTGCCAAACGCGGTATTGACTTAAAAACTCCTGATAGTACCTTTTGA
- a CDS encoding iron uptake porin: MSKVFKLGSVVLAVSLVLTGKAFAVTEQQNSSLAQMTSFSQLADIKPTDWEFPALQSLVKRYGCKADFSPYEGERVLTRSEFAISLNACLLSINQLIAAGSNHLVNQDDLSSLRRLQTEFAGELNSLQARVDNLEVETTQLQAQQFSITTKLSGEAIFAIAGFTGTNKADDRDEPINDNIFVGSRVRLNFDTSFTGEDRLRVRLQATNTSSLDRVTGTAMARLGFDGDSNNELEISRLEYRFPISKQARGYVEATAGELNDFTDILNPFFSSSSSGAISRFGRRNPIYRQGFGTGVGINYEFSDAVSLSVGYIADRANDPEVGISESPYGAIAQLTLEPIKNAEIGLTYVRSYNNINTGTGSELANEPFDNDSDRITANSYGVQGSWRLNRHFNLGGWVGFTQATAEDLSSKPTADIFNYAITLAFPDAGKDGDLAGIVIGQPPKVISNEYGREFTDEANSWHLELFYRFPATDNIAITPSLLVITNPEHKYNSDTIYIGTVRTTFSF, from the coding sequence ATGTCCAAAGTTTTTAAGCTAGGTTCAGTAGTTTTAGCTGTCAGTCTCGTGCTAACAGGAAAGGCTTTTGCTGTCACAGAACAACAAAATTCTTCCTTAGCCCAGATGACCAGCTTTTCTCAGTTAGCAGATATCAAACCTACGGACTGGGAATTTCCAGCTTTGCAATCTTTAGTAAAACGCTATGGTTGCAAAGCTGATTTTAGTCCCTATGAAGGCGAGCGAGTTCTCACTCGTTCCGAATTTGCAATAAGTTTGAATGCTTGTTTGCTCAGTATAAATCAACTTATAGCCGCAGGTAGTAATCACTTGGTAAATCAAGATGATTTATCTAGCTTGCGGCGGTTACAAACGGAATTTGCTGGCGAGTTAAATAGCTTACAGGCACGAGTTGACAATTTGGAGGTGGAGACAACTCAATTACAAGCACAGCAGTTTTCCATAACCACCAAGTTGAGCGGAGAAGCGATATTTGCGATCGCAGGCTTCACTGGCACAAATAAAGCTGATGATAGAGATGAACCCATCAACGATAATATCTTTGTTGGTAGTCGAGTACGTTTGAATTTTGATACAAGTTTCACAGGTGAAGACCGTCTGAGAGTTCGTTTGCAAGCTACAAATACTTCTTCACTCGATAGAGTTACAGGTACTGCAATGGCTCGTTTGGGGTTTGATGGAGATAGTAATAATGAATTAGAAATCAGTCGCTTAGAATATCGCTTCCCAATTAGCAAACAAGCAAGAGGTTATGTTGAGGCGACAGCTGGTGAACTCAATGATTTTACTGATATTCTCAATCCCTTTTTTAGCAGTAGTAGTAGTGGTGCAATCTCGCGTTTCGGGCGACGTAACCCGATCTACCGTCAAGGTTTTGGTACAGGAGTAGGAATTAATTACGAATTTAGCGATGCTGTAAGTTTGAGTGTAGGTTATATTGCTGATCGTGCTAACGATCCTGAAGTGGGAATTAGTGAAAGTCCTTACGGTGCAATTGCACAGTTGACCTTGGAACCGATAAAAAATGCGGAAATTGGTTTAACTTATGTGCGCTCATACAACAATATCAACACGGGGACTGGAAGCGAACTTGCTAACGAACCCTTTGATAATGATAGCGATCGCATCACAGCCAATTCTTATGGAGTCCAAGGAAGTTGGCGATTGAATCGTCATTTTAATCTTGGGGGTTGGGTCGGTTTTACACAAGCTACAGCCGAAGATTTATCAAGCAAACCAACAGCAGATATTTTTAACTATGCAATAACCCTTGCCTTTCCTGATGCAGGGAAAGATGGTGATTTAGCTGGCATTGTTATTGGTCAACCGCCGAAAGTTATTAGCAACGAATACGGCAGAGAGTTTACAGACGAAGCTAATTCTTGGCATTTAGAACTGTTTTACCGTTTTCCAGCTACCGACAATATTGCTATTACCCCTAGTTTATTAGTAATTACCAATCCAGAACACAAATACAATAGCGACACGATTTATATAGGAACTGTTAGAACTACTTTTTCTTTCTAG